In Sebaldella termitidis ATCC 33386, one DNA window encodes the following:
- the trpS gene encoding tryptophan--tRNA ligase, which produces MMRSLSGIQPSGILHIGNYFGAIKQFIDLQDEYEGFYFLADFHALTSLPDSESLKHNTMSAILDYLACGLDPEKSTLFLQSDVPEHTELSWILSNVTPIGLLERGHSYKDKVSKGIKPNTGLFTYPVLMAADILIYDSDIVPVGKDQKQHLEMTRDIAIKFNEHYNKEVFKLPEEKILETLAVVPGIDGEKMSKSYKNIINMFLPEKELKKQVMSIVTDSTPLEEPKNPDNNITKLYSLFASKEEIQAMKDNFTNGNYGYGHGKTELYNKILEYFAPYRKKREELENNMDYVEKILKKGAEKARDIASKKVSEVRKTVGLMGRNY; this is translated from the coding sequence ATAATGAGAAGTTTATCTGGAATACAACCAAGCGGTATTCTCCATATCGGTAATTATTTCGGTGCAATTAAGCAATTTATAGATTTACAGGATGAGTATGAAGGGTTTTATTTTCTTGCAGATTTTCATGCACTTACTTCACTTCCTGACAGTGAAAGCCTGAAGCATAATACAATGAGTGCAATACTGGATTATCTGGCATGCGGTCTAGATCCTGAAAAATCTACTTTATTTTTACAGTCTGATGTACCTGAACATACAGAGCTGTCATGGATTCTGTCCAATGTTACGCCTATCGGACTGCTTGAAAGAGGGCATTCTTATAAAGATAAGGTTTCCAAAGGAATAAAGCCGAATACCGGACTCTTCACTTATCCAGTACTTATGGCTGCTGATATTTTGATTTATGATTCTGATATAGTTCCTGTCGGAAAAGATCAGAAACAGCATCTGGAAATGACCAGAGATATCGCAATAAAATTCAATGAACATTATAATAAAGAGGTTTTTAAGCTTCCGGAAGAAAAAATTCTTGAAACTCTTGCTGTAGTTCCCGGTATTGACGGTGAAAAAATGAGCAAGTCTTATAAAAATATTATTAATATGTTTCTTCCTGAAAAAGAATTGAAAAAACAGGTTATGAGCATTGTTACAGACTCTACTCCGCTTGAAGAACCGAAAAATCCTGATAATAATATTACGAAGCTTTATTCCTTATTTGCTTCCAAAGAAGAAATACAGGCTATGAAAGACAATTTTACCAATGGAAATTATGGATACGGTCATGGTAAAACAGAGCTTTATAATAAAATTCTGGAATATTTTGCTCCTTACAGAAAGAAAAGGGAAGAACTTGAAAATAATATGGACTATGTAGAAAAAATTCTGAAAAAAGGTGCTGAAAAGGCTAGGGATATTGCTTCCAAAAAAGTCAGCGAGGTCAGAAAAACTGTCGGATTAATGGGAAGAAATTACTAA
- a CDS encoding vitamin B12 dependent-methionine synthase activation domain-containing protein: MTPELKIDKDEVLRYLYHKNQPLEKNLDVLVDTLIKETTDIARPRFIYNIFTLEKNSGILLRNTELTLKGKDIARHLEKSEKCAVLCATLGSEIEMKINYYSKTELLKSVISDACASTLIEALCDYAEALIKTEAEKNGFFITGRYSPGYGDFEISVQKDLLNLIEAPKKIGVTVTDSFIMLPRKSVSAVIGFQSEKAKEEINKCSTCNLKGNCSFRKGNTYCGN; the protein is encoded by the coding sequence TTGACTCCGGAACTGAAAATTGATAAAGATGAGGTTTTACGATATTTATATCACAAAAATCAGCCTCTTGAAAAAAATCTTGACGTTCTTGTCGACACTCTTATAAAGGAAACTACAGATATAGCAAGACCAAGATTTATATATAATATTTTTACACTGGAAAAAAACAGCGGAATTCTTCTGAGGAATACAGAGCTTACCCTCAAAGGAAAGGATATAGCAAGACATCTTGAAAAATCTGAAAAATGTGCTGTTTTATGTGCTACATTGGGCAGTGAAATAGAGATGAAAATAAACTATTATTCTAAAACAGAACTATTAAAATCTGTTATATCAGATGCATGTGCCAGTACCCTTATAGAGGCTTTATGCGATTATGCGGAAGCTCTCATAAAAACAGAGGCAGAAAAAAACGGTTTTTTTATTACGGGCAGATATAGTCCGGGGTATGGTGACTTTGAAATCTCCGTACAAAAAGATCTTCTAAATCTTATAGAGGCTCCAAAAAAGATCGGAGTTACTGTCACTGATTCTTTTATTATGCTGCCAAGAAAATCTGTCAGTGCCGTTATAGGTTTTCAATCTGAAAAAGCCAAAGAAGAAATTAATAAATGCAGCACCTGTAATCTGAAAGGAAACTGCAGCTTTAGAAAGGGGAATACATACTGTGGGAATTAG
- the rlmB gene encoding 23S rRNA (guanosine(2251)-2'-O)-methyltransferase RlmB, with protein MEKIIGLNAVREALDGSKNIEKIEIYKGTNKDRIRDILSKASKKNIKIFYTDKRQENSQGIAALVSEYDYYLELNEFLEKVLAKQRSIVLVLDQIQDPRNFGAIIRSAECFGVDGIIIQDRNSVSVTETVVKSSTGAIEHVDIIKVTNVSDSMDKLKKYGYFIYGAEADGETEYYNEPFPEKLCLVLGSEGKGMRKKVKEHCDKILNIPMHGKINSLNVSVANGILLAEISKNK; from the coding sequence ATGGAAAAAATCATTGGATTAAATGCTGTGAGAGAAGCACTTGACGGCAGTAAAAACATTGAAAAAATTGAAATTTACAAGGGGACTAATAAAGACAGAATAAGAGATATTTTGAGCAAAGCCAGCAAAAAGAACATAAAAATTTTTTATACAGATAAACGTCAGGAAAATTCTCAGGGAATAGCAGCTTTAGTTTCTGAGTATGACTATTATCTGGAATTAAATGAATTTTTGGAAAAAGTTCTAGCCAAGCAGAGATCAATAGTATTAGTATTGGATCAAATTCAGGATCCAAGGAATTTTGGTGCAATAATAAGATCTGCAGAATGTTTTGGCGTAGACGGGATAATAATTCAGGACAGAAACAGTGTAAGTGTAACGGAAACTGTGGTAAAATCATCAACAGGCGCTATAGAGCATGTAGATATTATTAAGGTTACCAATGTTTCAGATTCAATGGATAAATTAAAGAAGTATGGGTATTTTATCTATGGTGCTGAAGCAGACGGGGAAACTGAATATTATAATGAGCCCTTTCCCGAAAAGTTATGTCTTGTTTTGGGAAGTGAAGGAAAAGGAATGAGAAAAAAAGTAAAAGAACATTGTGATAAGATACTTAATATTCCAATGCACGGGAAAATAAATTCATTGAATGTTTCAGTAGCAAACGGAATATTACTTGCAGAAATTTCAAAAAATAAATAA
- a CDS encoding DUF975 family protein produces the protein MTITENINKSLKEYIRSIFSWILIAGVCGAVSLAFTFLALPYMKILNGLNGMEVEQIYSMSTAELDQYFRASVIFIGIYALNVLVAYMFNVGAFKCALESSRGRKIKRSDIFFAFKKKPLKFLALYIWKFILLSFWSCLFIIPGIIKYFSYSQSLFLMIENPNYKINEAIRESKILMSGHKEKFFILWFFSIILMVFLVLIPYVGAGLFTFFAFPFVNLLYINFYNDITLYNQYNDNEYKNTEL, from the coding sequence ATGACAATAACAGAAAATATAAATAAATCACTAAAGGAATATATAAGATCAATTTTTAGCTGGATATTGATAGCAGGAGTATGCGGAGCTGTATCATTAGCTTTTACTTTTCTAGCTCTTCCATATATGAAAATTTTAAACGGTCTGAATGGGATGGAAGTAGAACAGATTTATAGTATGAGTACGGCAGAATTAGATCAGTATTTCAGAGCATCTGTGATTTTTATAGGTATATATGCATTAAATGTTTTGGTAGCATATATGTTCAATGTGGGAGCTTTTAAATGTGCTCTTGAAAGCAGCAGAGGGAGAAAAATAAAAAGAAGCGATATATTTTTTGCCTTTAAGAAGAAACCGTTGAAATTTTTGGCTTTATATATATGGAAGTTTATTTTACTGTCTTTTTGGTCATGTTTATTCATCATTCCTGGTATTATAAAATATTTTTCATATTCACAGTCTTTATTTTTGATGATAGAAAACCCGAATTATAAAATCAATGAAGCAATCAGGGAAAGTAAAATACTAATGTCAGGACATAAAGAAAAGTTTTTTATATTATGGTTTTTTAGTATAATATTAATGGTGTTTCTTGTATTAATACCTTATGTGGGAGCAGGACTTTTTACTTTTTTTGCGTTTCCTTTTGTAAATCTTCTATACATAAATTTTTATAATGATATCACTCTTTATAACCAGTATAATGATAATGAATATAAAAATACAGAGTTATAG
- a CDS encoding Imm51 family immunity protein: protein MKNSYLELHLENILINKDYMDEVKADLWENDEYPAFDLTIVEITRGICYACDLLPFEDESEDMEELNSALERAGFEINGYGWEDYLCGYIEKNHPDFLDKVGTDSESDTCGVYVMDELPDYKKLLSYVSEAVRALLA from the coding sequence GTGAAAAATAGTTATTTAGAATTACATCTGGAAAATATACTGATTAATAAAGATTATATGGATGAAGTAAAGGCAGATTTGTGGGAAAATGATGAGTATCCTGCATTTGATCTGACAATAGTGGAAATAACCAGAGGAATATGCTATGCATGTGATCTGCTGCCATTTGAAGATGAATCGGAAGATATGGAAGAGTTAAACAGTGCTTTGGAGCGGGCAGGATTTGAGATTAACGGTTACGGGTGGGAAGATTATCTTTGTGGATATATTGAAAAAAACCATCCTGATTTTCTGGATAAAGTTGGAACAGACAGTGAATCAGATACATGCGGTGTCTATGTAATGGATGAGCTTCCCGATTATAAAAAATTACTATCTTATGTGTCAGAAGCAGTAAGAGCTCTGCTGGCTTAA
- a CDS encoding homocysteine S-methyltransferase family protein: MGIREKLGKEILFFDGAMGTMLQKKGLKLGKMPEDLNIDNPEIIEEIHRLYAKSGADIITTNTFGANRLKLEHSSYSQEEIIKSGISIAKKANPDGYVALDIGPLGQLLEPLGVLPFEEAYEIFKEQIILGEKYGADIIIIETMVDIYEAKAAILAAKENSSLPVICTVTFQEDKRMLTGTSILGAVTILESLGVDALGVNCSLGPKELIPIVDELLQYSKTPVIVQPNAGLPKMIGGNTVFDLSAEEYSSIMEDFVHKGISIIGGCCGTDERFIKSIHDKLIDFSPVPRKIKPRSIIATATKCVDLDEGIKVIGERINPTGKKKLKEALINNNMEYILREAVTQKEKGADILDVNVGLPEINESEVITGVVKEIQSIIDLPLQIDSSDAGAIEAALRIYNGKAVINSVNGKAEIMDTIFKIARKYGACVVGLTLDENGIPSSAEERFKIAEKIVNTAEKYGIPKENLLIDCLVLTASAQQKEVSETLKAITMVREKLGVKTVLGVSNVSFGLPDRALLNRTFLTMALHSGLTTPILNPQSEEMMHIIKAFNVLTNQDKDSAEYIDFFNNSDTKKEIIKNTDLELPDIIRLGLKEEGKSKIYSLLKEYQPMYIIDNYLIPVLDTIGIKFEKGEIFLPQLIQTAETVKYFFEILKGEMIKEKKEFVNKGDIILATVKGDIHDIGKNIVKIVLENYGYNIIDLGKDVPVEKVVNTAKEKNIQLIGLSALMTTTVKSMEETIKALRTSNIKCKVFVGGAVLTQEYADMIGADFYAEDAQESVRIADKFFNNTSK; the protein is encoded by the coding sequence GTGGGAATTAGAGAAAAATTAGGAAAAGAAATTTTATTTTTTGACGGAGCTATGGGAACCATGCTTCAGAAAAAAGGGCTGAAACTGGGTAAAATGCCTGAAGACCTGAATATAGACAACCCTGAGATCATAGAAGAAATACACAGACTATATGCAAAATCAGGTGCTGATATAATTACTACAAATACTTTCGGGGCAAACAGACTAAAACTCGAACACAGCAGCTATTCACAGGAAGAGATAATAAAGTCCGGAATAAGTATTGCTAAAAAGGCTAATCCTGACGGCTATGTTGCACTTGATATAGGGCCTTTGGGACAGCTGCTTGAGCCTTTGGGAGTCCTTCCCTTTGAAGAAGCATACGAAATTTTTAAAGAACAGATTATTTTAGGTGAAAAGTATGGTGCAGATATTATTATTATAGAAACCATGGTTGATATATATGAGGCTAAGGCAGCAATACTTGCCGCAAAAGAAAATTCCTCACTTCCGGTGATATGTACTGTTACATTTCAGGAAGATAAGAGAATGCTCACAGGTACAAGCATATTAGGTGCTGTTACTATCTTGGAATCTCTTGGTGTTGATGCTCTCGGAGTAAACTGCTCACTTGGTCCCAAGGAACTTATCCCTATTGTAGATGAGCTTTTACAGTATTCAAAGACACCTGTCATTGTTCAGCCCAATGCCGGACTTCCTAAAATGATCGGCGGTAATACTGTTTTTGATCTTTCGGCAGAGGAATATTCTTCTATTATGGAAGACTTTGTTCATAAAGGGATCAGTATTATCGGAGGATGCTGCGGTACCGACGAACGCTTTATAAAATCGATTCATGATAAACTTATTGATTTTTCTCCGGTTCCAAGGAAAATAAAGCCAAGAAGCATTATTGCCACTGCTACTAAATGTGTGGATTTAGATGAAGGAATTAAAGTTATCGGCGAAAGAATTAACCCCACAGGTAAGAAAAAGCTAAAAGAAGCATTAATAAATAACAACATGGAATATATCCTGAGAGAAGCTGTTACACAAAAGGAAAAAGGTGCAGACATTCTTGATGTCAATGTAGGTTTACCTGAAATTAACGAGTCCGAAGTTATTACCGGTGTCGTGAAAGAAATTCAGTCAATTATAGATCTCCCGCTTCAGATAGACAGTTCTGATGCCGGAGCTATTGAAGCTGCGCTTCGTATCTATAATGGAAAAGCCGTAATAAATTCTGTTAACGGAAAAGCTGAAATTATGGATACTATATTTAAAATAGCACGAAAATACGGTGCATGTGTAGTTGGTCTTACTCTCGATGAAAACGGCATTCCTTCTTCGGCTGAGGAACGTTTTAAAATTGCTGAAAAAATTGTAAATACCGCTGAAAAATATGGCATTCCTAAAGAAAACCTGCTTATTGACTGTCTTGTTCTTACAGCCAGTGCACAGCAGAAAGAAGTATCTGAAACACTTAAGGCCATCACTATGGTTCGCGAAAAGCTCGGAGTAAAAACAGTACTCGGCGTAAGCAACGTTTCATTCGGACTTCCCGACAGAGCATTACTTAACAGAACCTTTCTTACGATGGCTCTGCATTCAGGTCTGACTACACCTATATTAAACCCTCAGAGTGAAGAGATGATGCATATAATAAAGGCTTTTAATGTTCTTACGAATCAGGACAAAGACAGTGCTGAATATATTGATTTTTTCAATAATAGTGATACTAAAAAAGAAATTATCAAAAATACAGATTTAGAGCTTCCTGATATTATCAGACTAGGACTGAAAGAAGAAGGAAAATCAAAAATATATTCGCTTCTCAAAGAATACCAGCCTATGTACATTATAGATAATTATCTTATACCTGTTCTGGATACTATAGGAATAAAATTTGAAAAGGGGGAAATTTTTCTTCCCCAGTTAATTCAGACTGCAGAAACTGTTAAATACTTTTTTGAAATATTAAAAGGTGAAATGATAAAAGAAAAGAAAGAGTTTGTAAATAAGGGCGATATTATTCTTGCCACTGTAAAAGGAGATATTCACGATATTGGGAAGAATATAGTGAAAATTGTTCTTGAAAATTACGGCTATAATATTATTGACCTTGGAAAAGATGTTCCTGTGGAAAAAGTCGTTAATACTGCAAAAGAAAAAAATATACAGCTTATAGGTCTCAGCGCTCTTATGACTACCACTGTAAAAAGCATGGAGGAAACTATAAAAGCTCTCCGTACCAGCAATATCAAATGTAAAGTATTTGTGGGCGGGGCAGTCCTTACTCAGGAATATGCCGATATGATCGGTGCTGATTTTTATGCCGAAGATGCTCAGGAGTCTGTAAGAATTGCCGATAAATTTTTTAATAATACGAGTAAATAA
- a CDS encoding EVE domain-containing protein yields MKNKKFWIGVVSKNNAMKGAKGGFIQLCHGKKAPLAKIKKGDFLVYYSSKEDIDDKKPYQYFTAVAEITGDFEYQYDMGYGFVPFRKDARFYKCDEADIRPLIPELSFIEDKKHWGYYFRYNYLEISRDDFIIIWKAMNVQYK; encoded by the coding sequence ATGAAAAATAAGAAATTCTGGATCGGTGTTGTTTCGAAAAATAATGCCATGAAAGGGGCAAAAGGCGGTTTTATTCAGCTTTGCCACGGAAAGAAAGCTCCACTTGCCAAAATCAAAAAAGGTGACTTTTTAGTCTATTATTCTTCAAAAGAAGATATCGACGATAAAAAACCTTATCAGTATTTTACTGCTGTTGCTGAAATAACAGGAGATTTTGAATATCAGTATGATATGGGCTACGGTTTTGTGCCTTTTAGAAAAGATGCCCGGTTTTATAAATGTGATGAAGCTGATATAAGACCTCTTATTCCTGAATTGTCATTTATAGAAGACAAGAAACACTGGGGCTATTATTTTAGATATAACTATCTGGAAATCAGCAGGGACGATTTTATTATCATATGGAAAGCCATGAATGTACAATATAAATGA
- a CDS encoding methyl-accepting chemotaxis protein, with translation MKKVTFKLFFYITLVIIIMELAITYLNTRDRNEIYIKEMQERLKYNSTVLGGELERNLGTVEILGNNFAAGLKNEEASTASEQIKMNADKELQNFMLTPGITGGYYLLDINGSEVTGGTSPAGILSENDMNEFRTKAEGSRNTSGWIMPVYIKDMNTNVALYYMNIDSEENIKGLLVLALDYGRLEEIIKRDEADGEYYFINPENKIFITNNQDIKLNNIRTVENNALLAMIKNIQSSDRKTGVLSPLHTKREFYSFYKLDDKNIFIMKKNASVLQSIEFFVDNIWMIVMLNISGIILIYFIIKNVLGKPVSKMNRALYSISEKNLKEMDFGGSKFYLQENYNKVLKTYTDFVNEVKENCFDIKRSNDLLLEKTSMLLNKNLNKESDILKINTILHRNQENFDKVYNLLMENHKMNTAIQNEFSDINRNIKLLRENFEKERENGDLIEKLINEVNKISFQINVFGLNSTIEMHSSSGNNSVELEESSKEIRHLANRIKLLSEEIKAILKQEKINFQLKNKSVNLIADYIAVFTERFTGLRKNHEREIVRYVENKDNLLAFSSNLEDLRNEVAGNRDTYSKEIYEIKKLEENLKALIILAEEYKLDSAKDSDESEAE, from the coding sequence TTGAAAAAAGTAACTTTTAAGCTCTTTTTTTATATAACGCTGGTAATTATAATAATGGAACTGGCTATTACATATCTGAATACCAGAGACCGGAATGAGATATATATAAAGGAGATGCAGGAAAGATTAAAATATAACAGTACTGTCCTTGGGGGTGAACTGGAACGTAATCTAGGAACAGTGGAGATACTGGGGAATAATTTTGCAGCAGGTCTGAAAAACGAGGAAGCTTCCACAGCCTCGGAACAGATTAAGATGAATGCCGATAAAGAGCTGCAGAATTTTATGCTTACTCCGGGTATTACAGGCGGATATTATCTGCTTGATATTAATGGCAGTGAGGTTACCGGCGGGACAAGTCCGGCTGGGATTTTATCGGAAAATGATATGAACGAATTCAGGACTAAGGCTGAAGGCAGCCGGAATACTTCGGGCTGGATAATGCCTGTATACATAAAAGATATGAATACCAATGTCGCTTTATATTACATGAATATTGACAGTGAGGAGAATATAAAGGGACTTTTGGTATTAGCTCTGGATTACGGCAGACTTGAAGAGATCATTAAGAGGGATGAAGCAGACGGCGAGTATTATTTTATCAATCCGGAAAATAAAATTTTTATTACCAATAATCAGGATATTAAACTAAATAATATAAGAACTGTAGAGAATAATGCACTTCTGGCAATGATAAAAAATATACAGTCTTCTGACAGGAAAACAGGAGTTCTGTCGCCGCTTCATACAAAGAGGGAATTTTATTCATTTTATAAGCTTGATGATAAAAATATTTTTATAATGAAAAAAAATGCTTCTGTACTCCAGAGCATTGAATTTTTCGTGGATAATATCTGGATGATAGTAATGCTAAATATATCAGGAATAATCCTAATATATTTTATAATAAAAAATGTTCTTGGTAAGCCGGTTTCCAAGATGAACAGAGCATTATACTCGATCAGTGAAAAAAATCTTAAGGAAATGGATTTCGGCGGAAGCAAGTTTTATCTTCAGGAAAATTACAATAAGGTTCTAAAGACATATACTGACTTTGTAAATGAAGTGAAGGAAAACTGTTTTGATATCAAAAGATCAAATGATTTATTGCTTGAAAAAACAAGTATGCTTTTGAATAAAAATCTGAATAAGGAGTCAGATATACTGAAAATAAACACAATACTGCACAGAAATCAGGAAAACTTTGATAAAGTATATAATTTGTTAATGGAGAATCATAAAATGAATACTGCAATCCAAAATGAGTTTTCCGATATAAACAGAAATATAAAGCTGCTAAGGGAAAATTTTGAAAAAGAGAGGGAAAACGGGGATTTAATTGAAAAACTTATAAATGAAGTAAATAAAATTTCCTTTCAGATAAATGTCTTCGGGCTGAATTCCACAATTGAAATGCACAGCAGCTCAGGGAATAATTCTGTGGAGCTGGAAGAAAGCTCAAAGGAAATAAGACATCTGGCAAACAGGATAAAGCTTCTTTCTGAGGAGATAAAGGCTATTTTGAAACAGGAAAAAATAAATTTTCAGTTAAAGAATAAATCAGTGAATCTCATAGCCGATTATATAGCAGTATTTACCGAAAGATTTACCGGTCTTAGAAAAAATCATGAACGGGAAATAGTAAGATATGTGGAAAATAAGGATAATCTCCTTGCCTTTTCTTCAAATCTGGAGGATTTAAGAAATGAAGTAGCAGGAAACAGAGATACTTACTCTAAGGAAATTTATGAAATAAAAAAACTGGAAGAAAATCTGAAAGCTTTGATTATACTCGCAGAGGAATATAAGCTTGATTCGGCAAAAGATTCAGATGAAAGTGAGGCAGAATGA
- a CDS encoding chemotaxis protein CheW, which translates to MENKESILDIYFRDSDDIDRYELLEREIEEQFMPGYKKYIFLEDSIFDNFEPEKINMKLSYGLFLNDTRRLEKILNKYKFVQKHNITYLDDSAEDNDYVELKISRLNSILAQSAGIISIQRGLEGFQKYIDYEKQDEYKDLVEKIGKYRESINKVILNSRVVNLKEEVKKIEKIIYDYAKIINKDIDFIVRGLKINFDRYIFYKIKDHIINVFVNSVIYGIESQDERLLYEKNKKGQLALTFKQEFGEIVIEMLDDGQGIDDMEIFQRAEKAGMVDINKKYTKEEILNLVFKPEMSLTNKKEENKERDLTLSNFYNTVEELGGQIKIESKKTQYTLITARIPLKFILTETLLIKAGNVNYAIPFSLVEKTIKTAKINFSHISDYTYYMFENEEYLVLQVPEKFKKENCGKSGYGIILNISGEKCIFLADYIGGLEEVVPQKINVDNKDYRAFLGASILKNGEIALVLDMKNISKNRDFLGN; encoded by the coding sequence ATGGAAAATAAAGAGAGTATTCTTGATATATATTTCAGGGATTCGGATGATATTGACAGATATGAGCTTCTTGAACGGGAAATAGAGGAGCAGTTTATGCCCGGATATAAAAAATATATATTTCTTGAAGACAGTATATTTGATAATTTTGAACCTGAAAAAATAAATATGAAGCTCAGCTACGGACTATTTCTGAATGATACCCGCAGGCTGGAAAAAATACTGAATAAATATAAATTTGTTCAGAAGCATAATATTACCTATCTTGATGACAGTGCAGAAGATAATGACTATGTGGAATTAAAAATATCAAGACTGAACAGCATTCTGGCCCAAAGTGCCGGAATCATATCCATTCAGAGAGGACTTGAAGGATTTCAAAAATATATTGACTATGAAAAGCAGGATGAATATAAAGATCTTGTAGAAAAAATAGGGAAATACCGGGAAAGCATAAATAAGGTAATTCTTAATTCAAGAGTGGTAAATTTAAAAGAAGAAGTAAAAAAAATAGAGAAGATAATATATGATTATGCCAAAATCATTAATAAAGACATAGACTTCATTGTAAGAGGACTGAAAATTAATTTTGACAGATATATTTTTTACAAAATAAAGGATCATATCATAAATGTATTTGTAAATTCTGTTATATACGGAATAGAGTCTCAGGATGAAAGGCTTCTTTACGAAAAAAATAAAAAAGGACAGCTGGCTTTGACTTTTAAGCAGGAATTCGGCGAGATTGTAATCGAAATGCTGGATGACGGTCAGGGAATAGATGATATGGAAATATTTCAGCGTGCCGAAAAAGCAGGAATGGTAGATATAAATAAAAAATATACAAAGGAAGAGATACTAAATCTGGTATTTAAGCCCGAGATGTCACTTACAAATAAAAAAGAAGAAAATAAAGAAAGAGATCTGACTTTGTCTAATTTTTATAATACTGTGGAAGAACTTGGCGGACAGATAAAGATAGAAAGCAAAAAAACACAGTATACTCTGATTACAGCAAGAATACCGCTGAAATTCATACTGACAGAAACTCTGCTGATAAAAGCAGGAAATGTTAATTATGCCATACCGTTTAGTCTGGTGGAAAAAACAATAAAAACAGCTAAAATAAATTTTTCCCATATTTCCGATTATACATATTATATGTTTGAAAATGAGGAATATCTTGTTTTACAGGTTCCGGAAAAATTTAAAAAAGAGAACTGCGGAAAATCCGGATATGGAATTATATTAAATATAAGCGGGGAGAAATGTATATTTCTTGCAGATTATATAGGCGGTCTGGAAGAGGTGGTGCCTCAGAAGATAAATGTGGATAATAAAGATTACAGGGCATTTTTAGGTGCCTCAATATTGAAAAACGGGGAAATAGCACTTGTACTGGATATGAAAAATATAAGTAAAAACAGAGATTTTCTTGGAAATTAA